ATTCCAATGAACATCGGGAGAGAGCCCTTTCGTAATCTTGTCCGCTTGTTTTAACGGTTTCTCTGCCTCGACATATCTTTTCGCTTGTCGCAGTGAAACACCGAGCGCAAGTAACGCATCCGCTGAGTTTGAGTTGAGGCTAACCGCCTTTTGCGCTGCTTCGACCGCCGACTCCGATTGTTTTAACTCATAATGTGAAACACTCAATCCATACCATGCATTAAAACTGCGCGGATTAACTACGACGGCTTTATTGAAAACTGCCACGGCGTGCTCGTATTTTTGTTGCGTTAGATGCATCAACCCCAACCGCTCTAATGCTAAGTAGTATTCCGGAAAAATTTTGAGCGAGTTCTCCAGTCCCGCGATCCCGTCTTCCATCCGACCACGATCAAGATCAGCAACAGCTCTTTGATAAATGACTTTTGCTTCGTCGGGAACCTCTTGCGCGAAAATTACGGCGGCAGAAGAAGCGACGGCTGATTTTCTCAAACGAAGGTAAAAATCAATTTGTATAGTGTCCCTGCCTAGTCTGCCGGTTGTGTCTACCTCTTGGGTTTGCTCTTCGTAAACGGTGCCCAGCGGCAAAACCCGCACCTGAAACCTTCCCTGCGAAACTCCCCTAAAAATAAATCGTCCGGATACGTCGGTTCTGATGCGTTGGAGGACGCCATTCACGTCGTTTAGTAGTTCAACGTGGACTTGGGCCACAGCGCGTCGGTGGGGATCAAAAACGAATCCGGTAATAGTGTTTCCGGTGCCAGGTAACTGGCCTTTGGCTGGAAGAGCTAATAACGATATGAGCAGCACGCTGACGAAAAAAGCGGCGACAAAATAATTCCTTTTCATGAGCGGAACTCGTGACGTGTGAGGCCTCTGCAACAGTTTCTATTAACTCGCCCTATATACCCCCCGTCTCGCGCTGGCGTCAACAGGAATGATTTTGGAGAGACAAGCATGCCCGGGTTGATGCCGGGTTCGTTGGCCGATCCAAAATCGTGAAGAGTCATCCATTATTTCGAAGGCTTACATCGGCGTCGGTGTGGATTCAACGAAGCTCGAAAGGCTCCGACTCGGCGGGTTCGCGGCCGGCCTTGCACGCTTCATTATTAATGTTTATCCGTCTGATAAGTACTTTTAGCTTTGATGTGGTGAACAGGTCGCATAAAATGCTGACCCTAAGTTGGTTACCGGCAGGCACCGCGGCGATCTTACCGCCTGTCGAAACCTGAACATTAACAATCAGAGGTAGACCGGGACCGTCAGTTCATGATACTGACAAGGCGGATTCGCGGTTCGCGAACGTTCGTTGCCTGGTTGGCGCGGCGGCCCGCGAGTTGCCTAAATTTTTTGTGAATTT
The sequence above is drawn from the Pyrinomonadaceae bacterium genome and encodes:
- a CDS encoding tetratricopeptide repeat protein — protein: MKRNYFVAAFFVSVLLISLLALPAKGQLPGTGNTITGFVFDPHRRAVAQVHVELLNDVNGVLQRIRTDVSGRFIFRGVSQGRFQVRVLPLGTVYEEQTQEVDTTGRLGRDTIQIDFYLRLRKSAVASSAAVIFAQEVPDEAKVIYQRAVADLDRGRMEDGIAGLENSLKIFPEYYLALERLGLMHLTQQKYEHAVAVFNKAVVVNPRSFNAWYGLSVSHYELKQSESAVEAAQKAVSLNSNSADALLALGVSLRQAKRYVEAEKPLKQADKITKGLSPDVHWNLALLYGKNLNRFHDAANELELYLKTTPDTSQAELIKKLIKQYRESPPAK